CACTGTCGGGTCTTGCGAAGTAGATGTACTCGAAAACGCAGTGGCGGTGGCTTTCCTTCGCCAGAACCCTGCTTTCAACTCCGTTCTCAGAGAGAAGAAAGACCTCTCCAGGTTTGACGTCCCTTATTTCACCGCCATCAGACTCGTCCACGAAGAGCCTTAGAGCAGAATCCTCAGAAGCGAAGTAGTGACCATTAAAGAAGCCGTAGCTCAGCGGTCTGAAGCCGAGGGGGTCCCTAGCAACGAGTATCTCCTCCTCGAAGAGGAACGCCACCGAGTAGGCGCCTTTAACCTCCTCAAAAACCGCTTTCATCGCCTCGAACTCGTCGCCGGTCTCATTTAAATTCCAGAGAAACGAAATCCCCAGGAGTTCAGAATCAACGGAGTGGTGAAATTTGACACCGAGCTTTTCATACCTTCCCCGGAGGAGCTTGAAGTTCGTGAGCGTCCCGTTGTGGGCAACCGCTATTCTCATCCCACAGCACTCCGTTTCGAGGGGCTGGGTCTCGTTGAGCGAGCCAGAAGTGGAATACCGGACATGGGCAATTGCGAGGTCTGATTTCATCTTGGTGAGCTCTCCGTCCCTGAAGACCTCTGAGACAAGGCCCTTTCCGGCGAGGGTTCTTATCCTGTTCCGCCAGACGCTTATTCCGGCACTCTCCTGACCCCTGTGCTGTAAAGCTAGGAGTGCATAGTAGGCCTTCTTTGGAGCGTTTTCGGAGAGTGTTGCAAAGATGCCGCATTTCTCTCGCATCGCCACCACCGACTGACATTAAAAAGTAAATAATCCTACGTTAAGTCCACCGAATTTAGGTGTTTGTGTTTAAAAGCTTTGCCTGTATTTTTACATAAATAAATCTAAAAAATCCTTAAAAGATGTCTAATTTTACATAAACATGGTGATTTACTTGGAGGTTTACGAGGGCAAGGCCAAGAGGGTAATCCCTTTCGACAACGGCAAGGCGATAATGGAGTTCAAGGACGATGCAACCGCCTTTGACGGGAAAAAAAGGGCCCGATTTAGAGGTAAGGGCTGGCTCAACGCCCAGATTAGTGCCCATCTCTTCAGGGTTCTGGAGGAGAACGGCGTAAAGACTCACTTCATAGGCATAGCCGGTGACAACAGACTCATCGTTGAGCGTCTCAAAATGTATCCTCTCGAGATTGTAGTGAGAAACGTCGTCGCTGGAAGTCTCAAAAAGCGCCTTCCCCTTGAGGATGGAACGGAGCTCAGTGAGCCGATAGTCGAGCTCTACTACAAGGACGACGGCCTCGGCGACCCGATGATAAATCACTATCACGCGAAGGTTCTGGGGGTAAGCGAAGACGAGCTCAGGGAGATGGAAAGGATAGCCCTCAGGGTGAACGAGATTCTCAGGAAGTACTTCGCCAAGCGCGGGATAATCCTAGTGGACTTCAAACTGGAGTTCGGAAAGAACGAGAGAGGCGAGATTGTCCTCGGAGACGAGATAAGCCCCGACACCTGCCGCTTCTGGGATGCAAAAACCGGTGAGAGCCTCGACAAGGACGTCTTCCGCTTCAACAAGGGCGACCTGATTTCAACCTACGAGAGGCTCTATAAGAGGCTCACGGGCGAAACTCCGAGTCATAGGTGATTAGAACGGTGTAGCAACCTTTCTCATCCTCCTCTATTTCTATTCTCCTCAGCCTAACCCCGTAGGTTTTCACCGCCTCCTCGACAACAGCTGGAAGCTCCTCTAAGAAGGCCTTTCTCTTTGCTGTAAACATCATTTTATCCCACCCACGTTGAGAACCTGCCTGAGGGTTTTTAATTGCTTCTCCTCAAGGCTCTTCTCGTCGAAGACCAAGACCAACATTCCGCCGTAGAGGGCCACGTAGTCGGAGAGTGTTGCCAAGAACTTAAGGACGGAACGGAAGTCGTTGTACATGAGAAGGTATTCGAGGCCTTCGATAACGACCACGCCAATCACTTCCTCACGGTGGGCTTCAGCTAGGTATGAGCGGGTCTTCTCTATTATCCTGTGGAGCTGAGTCGGGCCTACGTTGCCAGCGCCTTCGACGGCGGTCAGGAGGTGCACCTCCCACGCCTCGGGAAAGTCCCGACGGCGGGTAAAGG
Above is a genomic segment from Thermococcus sp. containing:
- the purC gene encoding phosphoribosylaminoimidazolesuccinocarboxamide synthase; translation: MEVYEGKAKRVIPFDNGKAIMEFKDDATAFDGKKRARFRGKGWLNAQISAHLFRVLEENGVKTHFIGIAGDNRLIVERLKMYPLEIVVRNVVAGSLKKRLPLEDGTELSEPIVELYYKDDGLGDPMINHYHAKVLGVSEDELREMERIALRVNEILRKYFAKRGIILVDFKLEFGKNERGEIVLGDEISPDTCRFWDAKTGESLDKDVFRFNKGDLISTYERLYKRLTGETPSHR
- the purF gene encoding amidophosphoribosyltransferase, producing the protein MREKCGIFATLSENAPKKAYYALLALQHRGQESAGISVWRNRIRTLAGKGLVSEVFRDGELTKMKSDLAIAHVRYSTSGSLNETQPLETECCGMRIAVAHNGTLTNFKLLRGRYEKLGVKFHHSVDSELLGISFLWNLNETGDEFEAMKAVFEEVKGAYSVAFLFEEEILVARDPLGFRPLSYGFFNGHYFASEDSALRLFVDESDGGEIRDVKPGEVFLLSENGVESRVLAKESHRHCVFEYIYFARPDSVLDGTSVYVARVRMGKELARESPVDGDVVIAVPDSGRAAALGFSQESGIPYAEGLIKNRYIGRTFITPSQFNRELKVKLKLSPVNEVVSGRRVVLVDDSIVRGTTMKRIVEMLRKAGAKEVHVRIASPPIRYPCYMGIDIPNRHELIAAFGGVEKVKKAVGADSLAYLSVEGLIRAVGRRDLCLACLTGEYPEWAFRFYRIFP